A DNA window from Megalobrama amblycephala isolate DHTTF-2021 linkage group LG11, ASM1881202v1, whole genome shotgun sequence contains the following coding sequences:
- the LOC125277701 gene encoding adenosine receptor A1 produces the protein MPGVLGLYIGMEVFIALSSVIGNVMVVWAVRINRSLRDTTIYFIVSLALADIAVGALVIPLAITISIGLKTHFYSCLLVACTVLVLTQSSILALLAIAIDRYLRVKIPMSYKRVVTPKRAGTAVVVCWIVAIVVGLTPMLGWNNLKKLRQTNGTVGADLLVTCEFENVISMEYMVYFNFFGWVLPPLILMLLIYTEIFYMIHKQLNKKVTANQTDPTRYYGKELKLAKSLALVLFLFALSWLPLHILNCITLFCPSCDNSMCLLYVAILLSHGNSAVNPIVYAFRIKKFRNAFVKIWKQYVCCAEDPRVDDRPSFRIDSKNRRLRHNDI, from the exons ATGCCTGGTGTCCTGGGACTATACATTGGGATGGAGGTGTTCATTGCCCTTTCCTCTGTCATTGGGAATGTGATGGTGGTCTGGGCTGTGAGAATCAACCGATCTCTACGAGACACGACTATTTACTTCATCGTCAGCCTGGCTCTTGCGGACATTGCGGTCGGAGCACTTGTCATTCCTCTGGCTATAACCATAAGCATCGGactgaagactcatttttacaGCTGCCTGCTCGTTGCATGTACTGTACTGGTACTAACGCAAAGTTCAATTCTCGCCCTCCTGGCTATTGCTATTGACCGCTATCTGAGGGTCAAGATACCAATGAG CTATAAAAGAGTGGTGACTCCAAAGCGTGCAGGCACTGCAGTAGTAGTGTGCTGGATTGTGGCCATCGTAGTCGGCCTGACGCCCATGTTGGGATGGAACAATCTGAAGAAGCTACGACAGACCAACGGCACTGTGGGTGCTGACCTTCTCGTAACCTGTGAGTTTGAGAATGTCATCAGTATGGAGTACATGGTCTATTTCAACTTCTTTGGCTGGGTGCTGCCACCGCTCATCCTCATGTTGCTCATCTACACCGAGATCTTCTACATGATCCACAAGCAGCTCAACAAGAAGGTCACTGCCAACCAGACCGACCCCACTCGATATTATGGGAAAGAACTCAAGCTGGCAAAATCTCTTGCACTGGTGCTCTTCTTGTTCGCTCTTAGCTGGTTGCCATTGCATATCCTGAATTGCATCACTCTCTTCTGTCCTAGTTGTGACAATTCCATGTGCCTTCTGTATGTGGCTATCTTGCTCAGTCATGGCAACTCCGCCGTCAATCCCATTGTTTACGCGTTCCGTATTAAGAAATTCCGGAATGCTTTTGTTAAGATCTGGAAACAGTATGTGTGCTGCGCGGAGGATCCACGTGTGGACGATCGCCCCAGCTTTCGTATAGATAGCAAAAACAGAAGACTGCGGCACAATGATATCTGA